One stretch of Methylopila sp. 73B DNA includes these proteins:
- a CDS encoding TIGR02588 family protein: MAEEGAREIGWLEWGVAGLGAALVVGVLGVLTHEALTYEDGPPAIIATVDDVSRGPGGYVVRFTAKNEGASTAAEILMLAELKQGDDVLESAEVTLDYVARKSSKQAGVVFARDPAGAELTIRATSYRKP; this comes from the coding sequence ATGGCCGAAGAAGGCGCGCGCGAGATCGGATGGCTGGAGTGGGGCGTCGCGGGGCTGGGCGCGGCCCTCGTCGTCGGCGTCCTGGGCGTCCTCACGCACGAGGCGCTGACCTACGAGGACGGCCCGCCCGCGATCATAGCCACCGTCGACGACGTCAGCCGGGGCCCCGGCGGCTACGTCGTCCGCTTCACCGCGAAGAACGAGGGCGCCTCCACCGCGGCCGAAATCCTGATGCTCGCCGAGCTGAAGCAGGGCGACGACGTGCTCGAGAGCGCCGAGGTCACGCTGGACTACGTCGCGCGCAAGTCGTCGAAGCAGGCCGGCGTGGTGTTCGCGCGCGATCCGGCGGGGGCGGAGCTTACGATCCGGGCGACGTCGTACCGGAAGCCGTAG
- a CDS encoding c-type cytochrome has translation MSGFLNRSVNVRVTPKRAGVAAVLAVAAGLAFGWSGLFNISASTKHWGVTDWFLHWVMINSVETWSIGVEVPDNLDDRALIARGAGHYATGCASCHGAPGRPRSPLTDVMSPPPPDLDAKVPTWETAHLFTIVKHGVKFSGMPAWVSFDEREDEVWAVVAFLKKLPGMTPDEYKALAIGAESDGAVGGLVAIAHGPQGRGPREDTLADCARCHGRDGLGRDGDAFPVIAGQSEDYLFDALSAYAVGKRHSGIMQPAASRLPYSELAALAEHYANQPAGRPKDAPTPDPALVAAGEKIAREGVRATGTPACQSCHGPSASARNPAYPSLAGQHASYLETQLHLWEKEHDSRGGGPFREIMRKIAFRMTPEEIRAVAAYYASLPPGT, from the coding sequence ATGAGCGGGTTCCTCAACCGCAGCGTGAACGTCCGCGTGACGCCGAAGCGCGCGGGCGTCGCGGCGGTGCTCGCGGTGGCCGCCGGCCTCGCCTTTGGCTGGTCCGGCCTGTTCAACATCTCTGCCAGCACGAAGCACTGGGGCGTCACCGATTGGTTCCTGCACTGGGTGATGATCAACTCCGTGGAGACCTGGTCGATCGGCGTCGAGGTCCCGGACAACCTCGACGACCGGGCGCTGATCGCCCGCGGCGCCGGGCATTACGCCACCGGCTGCGCCTCCTGCCACGGGGCGCCGGGCCGGCCGCGGTCGCCGCTGACCGACGTCATGAGCCCGCCGCCGCCGGACCTCGACGCCAAGGTTCCGACCTGGGAGACCGCGCACCTCTTCACCATTGTGAAGCACGGCGTGAAGTTCTCCGGCATGCCGGCCTGGGTCTCGTTCGACGAGCGCGAGGACGAGGTCTGGGCGGTCGTCGCCTTCCTGAAGAAGCTCCCAGGCATGACGCCGGACGAGTACAAGGCGCTCGCCATAGGCGCGGAGAGCGACGGCGCCGTGGGCGGGCTGGTCGCGATCGCGCACGGCCCGCAGGGCCGCGGCCCACGCGAGGACACGCTCGCCGACTGCGCCCGTTGCCACGGCCGCGACGGCCTGGGCCGGGACGGCGACGCCTTCCCGGTGATCGCCGGCCAGTCGGAGGACTATCTATTCGACGCGCTGTCGGCCTACGCCGTCGGCAAGCGCCACAGCGGGATCATGCAGCCCGCCGCCTCCCGGTTGCCCTACTCGGAGTTGGCGGCGCTGGCCGAGCATTACGCGAACCAGCCGGCCGGACGCCCGAAGGACGCGCCGACGCCCGATCCCGCGCTCGTGGCCGCGGGCGAAAAGATCGCCCGCGAGGGCGTGCGCGCCACCGGCACGCCCGCCTGCCAGTCCTGCCACGGCCCCTCCGCCTCGGCGCGCAACCCCGCCTACCCCTCGCTCGCCGGGCAGCACGCGTCCTATCTGGAGACCCAGCTTCACCTCTGGGAGAAGGAGCACGACTCGCGCGGCGGCGGCCCGTTCCGCGAGATCATGCGCAAGATCGCCTTCCGCATGACGCCGGAGGAGATCCGCGCCGTCGCCGCCTACTACGCTTCGCTGCCGCCGGGGACGTGA
- a CDS encoding ABC transporter permease encodes MRSYALRRLALAVPVLFGVTVVVFLVIALVPGDPALAILGSYATPESVARLNAELGLDRPLPVRYLAWVGNALTGDLGRSYALDRPVLDEVLERLGPTLILAAAALALSVLFGLAAGVASAVRQNGWVDRTIGLALLLGVSTPSFFLGLLLILWLSVGLGWFPTGGMSALFGGGGIADLLRHLVLPAVTLAVVATAILGRLTRAAMLDVLRQDFVRTARAKGVDEDRVISVHALKSALVAVVPVIGLQAGYVLGGAVYVETVFQWPGVGRMLVEAVGRRDILLVQGGVLAVAALYVAINVVTDLAQAVLDPRIEA; translated from the coding sequence ATGAGGTCCTATGCGCTCCGCCGCCTCGCGCTCGCGGTCCCCGTGCTGTTCGGCGTCACGGTGGTGGTGTTCCTTGTGATCGCGCTGGTGCCCGGCGATCCGGCGCTGGCCATCCTCGGCTCCTACGCGACGCCCGAAAGCGTCGCCCGGCTGAACGCCGAGCTCGGCCTCGACCGTCCGCTGCCCGTCCGCTACCTCGCCTGGGTGGGGAACGCGCTGACCGGCGACCTCGGCCGCTCCTACGCGCTCGACCGGCCGGTGCTCGACGAGGTGCTCGAGCGGCTCGGGCCGACGCTGATCCTCGCCGCCGCGGCGCTGGCCTTGAGCGTCCTGTTCGGCCTCGCCGCGGGCGTCGCCTCCGCTGTGCGGCAGAACGGCTGGGTCGACCGCACGATCGGCCTGGCCTTGCTGCTCGGAGTCTCCACGCCCTCGTTCTTCCTGGGGCTCCTGCTCATCCTCTGGCTTTCGGTCGGGCTCGGCTGGTTTCCGACCGGCGGCATGAGCGCGCTGTTCGGGGGCGGCGGGATCGCCGACCTGCTGAGGCACCTCGTGCTGCCGGCCGTGACGCTCGCGGTGGTCGCGACCGCGATCCTCGGCCGGCTCACCCGCGCCGCCATGCTCGACGTGCTGCGGCAGGATTTCGTGCGCACCGCCCGCGCCAAGGGCGTTGACGAGGACCGGGTGATCTCGGTCCATGCGCTGAAGAGCGCGCTGGTCGCGGTGGTCCCCGTCATCGGGCTGCAGGCGGGCTACGTGCTGGGCGGCGCGGTCTATGTGGAGACCGTGTTCCAGTGGCCGGGCGTCGGCCGCATGCTGGTGGAGGCGGTCGGCCGGCGCGACATCCTGCTTGTGCAGGGCGGGGTGCTGGCGGTGGCCGCGCTCTATGTGGCGATCAACGTCGTCACTGATCTCGCGCAGGCCGTCCTCGACCCGAGGATCGAGGCGTGA
- a CDS encoding TIGR02587 family membrane protein, with amino-acid sequence MASAQTLSRREIELGFLAGVGRAVGGAVVFSLPVLMTMEMWSLGASLDRWRLLALVAGLIPLLVGLSRFIGFEETTCWRDDIRDALVAFAVGVVTSAVILSLFGLIEPRMSFDEIMGAIVIESVPASLGAVVAQGQFGKPDESDERHAREAGYWAELLFMAAGAIYLCFSVAPTEEVDLISAEMTPFHAIVLVLVSLAAMHSVVYVLQYAGQEPVEPEGAGFWSLFARYTVVGYALSLLVCFALMWTFGRFDDLGLEAALRLCVTLGFPAAVGAAFARLIV; translated from the coding sequence ATGGCGTCTGCGCAAACCCTGTCCCGCCGCGAGATCGAACTCGGTTTTCTCGCGGGCGTTGGCCGGGCGGTCGGCGGCGCGGTGGTGTTTTCGCTGCCCGTGCTGATGACCATGGAGATGTGGTCGCTGGGCGCCAGCCTCGACCGCTGGCGGCTGCTGGCGCTGGTCGCGGGGCTGATCCCGCTGCTCGTCGGCCTGTCGCGCTTCATCGGCTTCGAGGAGACGACCTGCTGGCGCGACGACATCCGCGACGCGCTGGTCGCCTTCGCGGTCGGCGTCGTGACCTCCGCGGTGATCCTGAGCCTGTTCGGCCTGATCGAGCCGCGGATGTCGTTCGACGAGATCATGGGCGCGATCGTGATCGAGAGCGTGCCCGCGAGCCTCGGCGCGGTGGTGGCGCAGGGCCAGTTCGGCAAGCCGGACGAAAGCGACGAACGGCACGCCCGCGAGGCGGGGTACTGGGCCGAGCTGCTCTTCATGGCGGCCGGCGCCATCTACCTCTGCTTCAGCGTCGCGCCGACCGAGGAGGTCGACCTGATCTCCGCCGAGATGACGCCGTTCCACGCCATCGTGCTGGTTCTCGTCTCGCTCGCCGCCATGCACTCCGTGGTCTATGTGCTGCAGTACGCCGGCCAGGAGCCGGTGGAGCCCGAGGGCGCCGGCTTCTGGAGCCTGTTCGCGCGCTACACCGTCGTCGGCTACGCGTTGTCGTTGCTCGTGTGCTTCGCGCTGATGTGGACCTTCGGCCGCTTCGACGATCTCGGGCTCGAGGCCGCGCTGCGGCTGTGCGTGACGCTGGGCTTCCCCGCAGCCGTCGGCGCCGCCTTCGCGCGGCTCATCGTTTAG
- a CDS encoding dipeptide/oligopeptide/nickel ABC transporter permease/ATP-binding protein, whose protein sequence is MSVLARLARQPFALAGLALVAVFAALALAAPFLPLPDPDATEPANRLAGLGSAGHLLGTDQLGRDVLSRLIFGLRVSLAVGVAATLAAALVGGTIGLVAAFYGRWVDGLLMRLVDVLMAFPYLLLALAVVAALGPGLTNAALAIAIVNVPFFARAVRGQALGIVRRDYVAAARLAGFSDLRILLSEVLPNVAPLLIVTAATTIGWMILETAGLSFLGLGAQPPQADLGSMLGDGRKVVVAAPHVAAAPGVVVFVLVVGLNLLGDGLRDALDPRMKGAETGAPQPATRVARGRVALGTPGHEASGAFTSPRRGEVGQEGRVRGPSADRRGQFPLTREADASRPLPAGERWAPDVDGSAPAPPVLDVRALTTAFATSRGSFPAIRDVSFALQAGEALGIVGESGSGKSVTALSLARLAPTPPGTIIAGAVRIAGADVLGLGLDALRRLRGERIAYVFQDPLTTLNPLMRIEAQIVEAIRPAPGEGAKALRARARALMADVGLPDPERIARAYPHELSGGQRQRVGVAMALANAPDVLIADEPTTALDAATQARILELFARIRRERGAALIFVSHDVGVVARLCDRIAVMYAGEIVEEGPSRAVAERPLHPYAARLIACAPELGRPDKPLAPIPGAPPAIDARPEGCAFSPRCDHAVDACRAGPIALDDVGEGRRVRCIRWRELLGEAA, encoded by the coding sequence GTGAGCGTCCTCGCGCGGCTCGCGCGCCAGCCCTTCGCGCTCGCGGGCCTCGCCCTGGTGGCGGTCTTCGCCGCGCTCGCGCTGGCGGCCCCCTTTCTTCCGCTTCCCGACCCCGACGCCACCGAACCCGCGAACCGGCTGGCGGGCCTTGGCTCGGCGGGGCATCTGCTGGGCACGGACCAGCTCGGCCGGGACGTCCTCTCGCGGCTGATCTTCGGGCTCCGCGTCAGCCTCGCGGTCGGCGTCGCTGCGACGCTCGCGGCGGCGCTGGTCGGCGGGACCATCGGCCTCGTCGCCGCCTTCTACGGCCGCTGGGTCGACGGCCTCCTCATGCGGCTCGTCGACGTGCTGATGGCCTTTCCCTACCTGCTCCTGGCGCTCGCCGTGGTCGCGGCGCTGGGGCCGGGCCTGACCAACGCCGCGCTCGCCATCGCCATCGTCAACGTGCCGTTCTTCGCCCGCGCAGTGCGTGGGCAGGCGCTTGGGATCGTGCGGCGGGACTATGTGGCCGCCGCCCGTCTCGCCGGGTTTTCGGACCTGCGGATCCTGCTGAGCGAGGTTCTCCCCAACGTCGCGCCGCTGCTCATCGTCACCGCGGCCACGACGATCGGCTGGATGATCCTCGAGACCGCGGGCCTCTCCTTTCTCGGACTCGGGGCGCAGCCGCCGCAGGCCGACCTCGGCTCCATGCTGGGCGACGGCCGCAAGGTGGTGGTCGCCGCGCCCCACGTGGCGGCTGCGCCGGGCGTCGTGGTGTTCGTGCTGGTGGTCGGCCTCAACCTGCTGGGCGACGGCCTGCGCGACGCGTTGGACCCGCGCATGAAAGGCGCCGAGACCGGCGCGCCGCAGCCGGCGACGCGGGTGGCGCGGGGGAGGGTTGCACTGGGAACGCCGGGGCATGAAGCGAGCGGCGCCTTCACCTCTCCCCGGCGGGGAGAGGTCGGCCAGGAGGGCCGGGTGAGGGGGCCGAGCGCTGACCGGAGAGGTCAATTCCCTCTCACCCGCGAGGCTGACGCCTCGCGACCTCTCCCCGCCGGGGAGAGGTGGGCGCCCGACGTCGACGGTAGCGCTCCCGCTCCCCCCGTCCTCGACGTCCGCGCGCTCACCACCGCCTTCGCCACCTCCCGCGGGAGCTTCCCGGCGATCCGGGACGTCTCCTTTGCGCTTCAGGCCGGCGAGGCGCTGGGGATCGTGGGCGAAAGCGGCTCGGGCAAGTCGGTGACGGCGCTCTCGCTCGCGCGGCTCGCGCCGACGCCGCCGGGGACGATCATCGCCGGCGCGGTGCGGATCGCCGGCGCGGACGTGCTGGGTCTCGGCCTCGACGCCCTGCGGCGGCTCAGGGGCGAGCGCATCGCCTATGTGTTCCAAGACCCGCTGACGACGCTGAACCCGCTGATGCGGATCGAGGCGCAGATCGTGGAGGCGATCCGCCCGGCGCCGGGCGAGGGCGCGAAGGCCTTGCGCGCGCGGGCGAGGGCGCTGATGGCGGACGTGGGCCTGCCGGACCCCGAGCGCATCGCGCGGGCCTATCCGCACGAGCTCTCCGGCGGCCAGCGCCAGCGGGTCGGCGTCGCCATGGCGCTCGCGAACGCGCCGGACGTATTGATCGCGGACGAGCCGACGACCGCGCTCGACGCCGCCACGCAAGCGCGCATTCTGGAGCTGTTCGCCCGCATCCGGCGCGAGCGCGGCGCGGCGCTGATCTTCGTCAGCCACGACGTCGGCGTGGTCGCCCGCCTCTGCGACCGGATCGCGGTGATGTACGCCGGCGAAATCGTGGAGGAGGGTCCCTCGCGCGCCGTCGCCGAACGGCCGTTGCACCCCTACGCCGCCCGCCTGATCGCCTGCGCGCCCGAGCTGGGGCGGCCGGACAAGCCGCTCGCGCCCATCCCCGGCGCTCCGCCTGCGATCGACGCCCGCCCAGAGGGCTGCGCCTTCTCACCCCGCTGCGACCACGCCGTCGACGCCTGCCGGGCGGGGCCGATCGCGCTGGACGACGTGGGCGAAGGTCGTCGCGTGCGCTGCATCCGCTGGCGCGAGCTTTTGGGAGAGGCGGCGTGA
- a CDS encoding calcium-binding protein: MAYVLGTGQNDVLDYSSGVTDDGDTILGGSGDDVIYGRGGADTIYGGNDVSTNYLGADVLYGGDGDDLLVGDKGVDTLYGGAGADTFAMRYETEIDDVYGESGVDTLSFFGFDRAINVNLAKKSYSVEGAAEGAHVVSGVENVLGDGGDDVIVGDTRNNRLEGDLGDDTLDGGAGDDYLEGGYGADRLIGRDGADRLYGGSDSDQLFGGAGNDRLYGGTFADRLYGDAGDDVVSGDDGDDLVYGGDGADKLLGGLGQDKLYGGDGNDTLYGQDGNDGLRGDAGADTLVGGGGDDTLSGGAGADRLSGGAGSDTFIFAGLAERDVITDFAAGSSSVDVIQMSSSVYASFAEVIDHARDTASGALIAYDNGSILLAHVSVADLNANDFVFV, encoded by the coding sequence ATGGCGTATGTGTTGGGCACGGGCCAGAACGACGTCCTCGACTACAGCTCAGGCGTCACCGATGATGGAGATACTATCCTAGGTGGCAGCGGCGACGACGTGATCTACGGCCGCGGGGGCGCCGACACCATCTACGGCGGCAACGACGTCTCGACGAACTACCTCGGCGCCGACGTCCTGTACGGCGGCGACGGCGACGATCTGCTGGTCGGCGACAAGGGCGTCGACACGCTCTACGGCGGCGCCGGCGCCGACACCTTCGCGATGCGCTACGAGACCGAGATCGACGACGTCTATGGCGAGAGCGGCGTCGACACCCTGTCGTTCTTCGGGTTCGACCGCGCAATCAACGTCAATCTCGCCAAGAAATCCTACTCCGTCGAAGGCGCCGCGGAGGGCGCGCATGTCGTGTCCGGCGTCGAAAACGTCCTGGGCGACGGCGGCGACGACGTCATCGTGGGCGACACGCGCAACAATCGCCTGGAGGGCGACCTCGGAGACGACACGCTCGACGGCGGCGCCGGCGACGACTACCTGGAGGGCGGCTACGGCGCGGACCGGCTGATCGGACGGGACGGCGCCGACCGGCTCTATGGCGGCAGCGACAGCGACCAGTTGTTCGGCGGCGCAGGAAATGACCGGCTCTACGGCGGGACCTTCGCCGACCGGCTCTACGGCGACGCCGGCGACGACGTGGTCTCGGGGGACGACGGCGACGACCTCGTCTACGGCGGAGACGGCGCCGACAAGCTGCTCGGCGGTCTCGGTCAAGACAAGCTCTACGGCGGCGACGGGAACGACACGCTCTACGGCCAGGACGGGAACGACGGTCTTCGCGGCGACGCGGGCGCTGACACGCTGGTCGGCGGGGGCGGCGACGACACGCTGAGCGGCGGCGCGGGCGCCGACCGGCTCTCGGGCGGCGCCGGAAGCGACACCTTCATTTTCGCAGGGCTCGCCGAGCGCGACGTGATCACCGACTTCGCCGCCGGATCGTCGTCGGTCGACGTCATCCAGATGAGCTCGAGCGTCTACGCGTCCTTCGCCGAGGTGATCGACCACGCCCGGGACACCGCGTCGGGCGCGCTGATCGCTTACGACAACGGCAGCATCCTGCTGGCCCACGTCAGCGTCGCGGACCTGAACGCCAACGATTTCGTCTTCGTCTAG
- a CDS encoding ATP-binding cassette domain-containing protein translates to MEARAVTRSFGGGGGWLGKKRPALVAVDRVSLALGPGETLGIVGESGSGKSTLARMLVGLLQPSDGVIALDGEALDLARAGDRRRLQRRVQMVFQDPASAMNPRKTVGASVEAPMIGLKGWDAARRTARVAELFERVGLAPEHAGRHPHEFSGGQLQRIGIARALSAEPAIVVLDEPVSALDVSVQAQVLALLRELRDGSGLSLVFVSHDLAVVEALCDRVMVMRRGQVVEEGACRAVLAEPREDYTRELIDAARRFAA, encoded by the coding sequence TTGGAGGCCCGCGCCGTCACCCGCAGCTTCGGCGGAGGCGGCGGGTGGCTGGGCAAGAAACGTCCGGCGCTGGTGGCGGTCGACCGCGTCAGCCTTGCGCTCGGGCCGGGCGAGACGCTCGGGATCGTCGGCGAAAGCGGCTCCGGCAAGTCCACGCTGGCGCGCATGCTGGTCGGGCTGCTGCAGCCGAGCGACGGCGTGATCGCGCTTGACGGCGAGGCGCTCGATCTTGCCCGCGCCGGCGATCGCCGCCGGCTGCAGCGGCGCGTGCAGATGGTGTTTCAGGATCCGGCGAGCGCCATGAACCCGCGCAAGACGGTGGGCGCCAGCGTCGAGGCGCCGATGATCGGGCTGAAGGGCTGGGACGCGGCGCGCCGGACGGCCCGCGTGGCGGAGCTGTTCGAACGGGTCGGCCTCGCGCCGGAGCACGCCGGCCGTCACCCCCACGAGTTCTCCGGCGGCCAGTTGCAGCGCATCGGGATCGCCCGCGCGCTCTCGGCGGAGCCGGCCATCGTCGTGCTCGACGAGCCCGTCTCGGCGCTCGACGTCTCCGTGCAGGCGCAGGTGCTGGCGCTGCTGCGGGAGCTACGGGACGGGAGCGGGCTGAGCCTCGTCTTCGTCAGCCACGACCTCGCGGTGGTCGAGGCGCTCTGCGACCGGGTCATGGTGATGCGTCGAGGCCAGGTCGTGGAGGAGGGCGCCTGCCGCGCGGTGCTCGCCGAGCCGCGCGAGGATTACACCCGCGAACTCATCGACGCAGCGCGCCGCTTCGCCGCTTGA
- a CDS encoding ABC transporter substrate-binding protein: protein MGRAATGFTICVLSLALGIAALVATGPGRTATPKDTLVVGQMAEPKSLDPATVTAANDFRILANLFEGLARFRPGSLEPAPALAERWEMSDDGRAYTFHLRPGVRFHDGTAFDAEAVRFNFARLLDPKHPNADAGPFPLAFFLAPVTAVEVVGPLTVRLKLDQPYAPLLAHLAYPIGYMVSPAAVKAEGKGFGRAPVGTGPFRFERWESGRQVALLRNEAYWGDQPPLARVAFRPIPDANARTSEMLAGGIDLMVEVPPDQLSSFRDPARFALHEAPAPHLWFLILNAAEGPLKDVRVRRAVNLAIDKRTIVENVLSNAATVPAGPISPAFGAAHDPTLEPYPHDPERARALIREASAEGATLTLLAAEGGSGMLEPLAMATAIQADLARVGLKAVIETFEWNAYLARVNGGLKGAAMAEMAWATNDPDTLPYLALRSEAAADKGGFNAGGFSDPELDRLIDAARKETDAEARAGLYRRIDRLVHDAAPWAFVASAKQTAVTAASVEGLTLEPSSLLELKGVSKR from the coding sequence ATGGGCCGCGCCGCGACCGGCTTCACGATCTGCGTCCTCAGCCTCGCGCTCGGGATCGCCGCGCTCGTCGCCACCGGGCCGGGGCGCACGGCGACGCCGAAGGACACGCTGGTGGTGGGGCAGATGGCGGAGCCCAAGTCGCTCGATCCGGCGACGGTGACCGCCGCCAACGACTTCCGCATCCTCGCCAACCTGTTCGAGGGATTGGCGCGTTTCCGCCCCGGGTCGCTGGAGCCCGCCCCGGCGCTGGCCGAGCGCTGGGAGATGTCGGACGACGGGAGGGCCTACACCTTCCATCTCCGCCCGGGCGTGCGTTTCCACGACGGGACAGCGTTCGACGCGGAAGCCGTCCGGTTCAACTTCGCGCGCCTGCTCGACCCGAAACATCCGAACGCGGACGCCGGCCCGTTCCCGCTCGCCTTCTTCCTTGCGCCGGTGACGGCGGTGGAGGTCGTCGGTCCGCTCACCGTCCGGCTGAAGCTGGACCAGCCCTACGCGCCGCTGCTCGCGCATCTCGCCTATCCCATCGGCTACATGGTCTCGCCGGCGGCGGTTAAGGCCGAGGGCAAGGGCTTCGGCCGCGCGCCGGTCGGCACGGGGCCGTTCCGGTTCGAGCGCTGGGAGAGCGGCCGGCAGGTGGCGCTCCTGCGCAACGAGGCCTACTGGGGCGATCAGCCCCCGCTCGCGCGCGTCGCCTTCCGCCCGATCCCGGACGCCAACGCCCGGACGAGCGAGATGCTGGCGGGCGGGATCGACCTGATGGTGGAGGTCCCGCCGGACCAACTCTCGAGCTTCCGTGACCCCGCCCGCTTCGCCCTGCACGAGGCGCCGGCGCCGCACCTCTGGTTTCTCATCCTGAACGCGGCCGAGGGACCGCTTAAGGACGTGCGGGTGCGCCGGGCGGTGAACCTCGCGATCGACAAGCGGACGATCGTCGAGAACGTGCTGTCGAACGCCGCGACCGTGCCGGCTGGCCCGATCTCGCCCGCCTTCGGCGCTGCGCACGATCCCACGCTCGAACCCTATCCGCATGACCCGGAGCGCGCCCGCGCGCTGATCCGCGAGGCAAGCGCGGAGGGCGCGACGCTTACCCTGCTCGCGGCGGAGGGCGGCTCCGGCATGCTGGAGCCGCTCGCCATGGCGACCGCGATCCAGGCGGACCTCGCCCGCGTCGGGCTGAAGGCCGTGATCGAGACCTTCGAGTGGAACGCCTATCTCGCCCGCGTCAACGGCGGCCTGAAAGGCGCCGCCATGGCCGAGATGGCCTGGGCCACCAACGACCCCGACACGCTGCCCTATCTCGCGCTGCGCTCGGAGGCGGCCGCCGACAAAGGCGGCTTCAACGCCGGCGGCTTCTCCGACCCGGAGCTCGACCGGCTGATCGACGCCGCGCGCAAGGAGACGGACGCGGAGGCCCGCGCCGGGCTCTACCGGCGGATCGACCGGCTCGTGCACGACGCCGCGCCCTGGGCCTTCGTCGCCTCCGCCAAGCAGACGGCGGTGACGGCCGCGAGCGTCGAGGGACTGACGCTGGAGCCGTCGTCGCTGCTGGAGCTGAAGGGCGTGTCGAAGCGATGA